Proteins from a single region of Nocardiopsis dassonvillei subsp. dassonvillei DSM 43111:
- a CDS encoding Nramp family divalent metal transporter: MAAIEQRRTTWKQIGPGIVVAATGVGAGDMVATLIAGNQFGYALLWATIVGCLVKISLAEATGRWHLATGTTIFAGWSSLGKWTTVYFAPYIAIWGFVYGASAMSATALPLAALMPGVPLEVWAVLAGVSGLVIVWFNRYAVFEKIMTVLVGIMFVTVVGLAVYVVPDIGQTLRGLVPMLPEGSVFYTMGLVGGVGGTITMAAYGYWVNSKGWRDSSWMRMMRLDNRVAYITTGIFVVAMLIVGAELLYASGITLQESDQGLIQLGDVLRERFGGFVATAFLIGFFAAAYSSIIGVWNGVSLLFADFVNHLRGRTNTDPGENQKSWAFRGYVLWLTFPPMLLLLIGKPFQLVIAYGVLGAFFMPFLAFTLMWLLNSSRTPREWRNGWVSNTGLALAGSLFVVLCVYELYGIVTGA, translated from the coding sequence ATGGCAGCCATCGAGCAACGCAGGACGACGTGGAAACAGATCGGTCCGGGCATCGTCGTCGCGGCCACCGGCGTGGGCGCGGGCGACATGGTCGCCACACTCATCGCGGGCAACCAGTTCGGCTACGCCCTGCTGTGGGCCACCATCGTCGGCTGCCTGGTCAAGATCTCCCTGGCCGAGGCCACCGGGCGCTGGCACCTGGCCACGGGGACCACCATCTTCGCCGGCTGGAGCAGCCTGGGTAAGTGGACCACCGTCTACTTCGCGCCCTACATCGCGATCTGGGGCTTCGTCTACGGCGCCAGCGCCATGTCGGCCACGGCCCTGCCCCTGGCCGCGCTGATGCCGGGCGTGCCGCTGGAGGTGTGGGCCGTCCTGGCCGGGGTCTCCGGCCTGGTGATCGTCTGGTTCAACCGCTACGCGGTGTTCGAGAAGATCATGACGGTGCTCGTGGGCATCATGTTCGTCACCGTGGTCGGCCTGGCCGTCTACGTCGTCCCCGACATCGGCCAGACCCTGCGGGGCCTGGTCCCGATGCTCCCCGAGGGCTCGGTGTTCTACACCATGGGCCTGGTCGGCGGCGTCGGCGGCACCATCACCATGGCGGCCTACGGCTACTGGGTCAACTCCAAGGGCTGGCGGGATTCCTCCTGGATGCGGATGATGCGGCTGGACAACCGCGTCGCCTACATCACCACCGGCATCTTCGTCGTGGCGATGCTCATCGTGGGCGCCGAGCTGCTCTACGCGAGCGGCATCACGCTCCAGGAGAGCGACCAGGGCCTGATCCAGCTGGGCGACGTCCTGCGCGAGCGCTTCGGCGGGTTCGTGGCGACGGCCTTCCTCATCGGCTTCTTCGCCGCCGCCTACTCCTCCATCATCGGCGTGTGGAACGGCGTGAGCCTGCTGTTCGCCGACTTCGTCAACCACCTGCGGGGCAGGACCAACACCGACCCGGGGGAGAACCAGAAGAGCTGGGCCTTCCGCGGCTACGTGCTCTGGCTGACCTTCCCGCCGATGCTGCTCCTGCTGATCGGCAAGCCCTTCCAGCTGGTCATCGCCTACGGGGTGCTGGGCGCCTTCTTCATGCCGTTCCTGGCCTTCACCCTGATGTGGCTGCTCAACTCCTCGCGCACCCCGCGCGAGTGGCGCAACGGCTGGGTGAGCAACACG